The region ACAGGCAATAGCATTGACATTTTTCTATTTCACCATATAATTATGACCCATCGTCTCAATGTGTTTTGGATGAATGGAAGATATCACCTGATTGCTTTGGCCAAATGTGAGAGGTATGCCGTGTGGTACTCAATTCGCTTCACATCATTCAGCAAGTCCTGCACTTGTACATTTTGCTCTCGAGGTGGCGAATACCCTGCGAGACAAGACGAGTTCAACAAACTCCATCTCGATTATCATTTGTAACAAGGTTTCTTGCTTTATAAGAGTCTAGAGATGATCATTCACATACCGTTTTCTAGTACATACAGAGGCTTCTCGTTGTGGTATCTTTCCTTGAGATAATTGATAATCTTCTCCATGCCTGCTGGAACTACGAAGAATTTCACCATCCCTGTCTATTATCAGAGAAAAAAGAAGCCATAAACACAAGTGCAACAAGGATTCTAAACAAGAACAGAAACAAATTGTACACATTTTCATACTCGATCCCCTATTGGAACGCCATCTCGCTCCTCTGTCGTGTACGCAAAGCCTCGAATTGGCCGGTCCCAACCGGGGATGCATTTAGAATATCTGCAATCCTTAGCATATAGCGTTGAGTAATGGTTAAGTCCAAAGAAATCGGTGCTGCCTTTTATAATCTTCCTTTCCTCTGGAGAGAAGCTGGGTAGATCATTGCCAAGATAATGCCTCATTTCTGGAGGGTAATCCCCGAATACAAGGGGATCTAAGGCCCTATTTAACAACGAATAAGCCGACCCCATTTAATAGAATTaatgcttgatatgttgtttattttgggACCGAAAATCTTAAGACTCACCAAGCGACATTAAATGCCAATGTCCTATTTGCTGCTTCACGATCCAACTCACTATCAGTCAATGGTTCAAACATGAAGGAATTCACCACGATTCCTATGACTCCACCCTGTTCTGCCTGCATCAAACATCAATTCCATAAGCTAAAagatcagaatttgaatttgattgagTCATTAACTCGACTTGGTTACTTGAAAATGGTCACGGTAGAGCCTGGTTGCCTTGGCGTGCGCCAGCAGCATGTTGTGCAACACTATGAGCGGCTCAACATCTGAGTTGCCAACAGAGCAGTTGCCAAAAGGCTGCGAGCAATGAGCTGGTGGATATCTTCCTCTTATGTAGGCCATGTCTGCAAACAAGTTTGGCTCGTTGATCGTGATCCAGTACTTCACTCGATCGCCAAAACTCTTAAAACAGGTCTCGGCAAAATGAACAAAATCTTCCCTAGATGAACAGACATTGCAAAGTTTCAAGACACTAGTAGCATCAGAACCAAAACATACTGGATTTTCCTGGAAAATTCGGGGGAAAATGTCAAGTATGGGAATTGGGAAGTAATGCGTACTTACTGCATTTGGGGACTGAGCCAAGACCCAAATCTGTCCTCGAGTTCTTGGGGGAAATCGTGATGGCATATCGTCACAAATGGCTGAATTCCTGCATTAATAAAACACCAATTCCTGTcgactaaaatcaaaattatgaaGTCGAGTGGAATCAGCCCAGATGAAGGTGAAGATTTTCCGCAGTACCTTTGAGGAGGAGATTGTCTATAATTTTGTTGTAGAACAACACACCAGTCGGGTTAACTCTACCAAATCTCCCTTCTGATACAAACATCCAAGAACCCACATCGTTAATCATCCAGTTAACTACTGCTGGAACCAACTAGATCATCACCGACTAAAACTTAAAACAATCGTTATGCGAACACATACTGGgaagaattctggcccaagAAATCGAGAATCGATAAGCATTGACCCCAAGAGAATCCATCATCTCGATGTCTTCCTGCCATGCCATAATCACAAGTAGACTAACTTTGAGTTTGTAAAGGGGAAacgaagaggaagaaaattatCTGAAAAACTTATGCTCCCCTTACTAAAGCATCAATTCACGTCGTCTTCTCTTTCAATTATAATTCAAACAAGTTAGTCAATCCTGTTTCCTTCCAGATCTCTCTACCTTTCCGGTTTTTTACTTCTTCTGGGACCGTTCAACCCAAAGGGTGCTGAGAGAAAAGCAAAAAACAGAATAAACAGAAATCAAATACCAAGTAGCGATGGTAATGGTCATCGGCAATGTCTCCATTCTCTCCATTGGTATCTGAAACAATTTGGAAAGACAGAAAGAGAGGAGCCAAACGAGTTACCATCTGCTGAATCGCTTGTttaattcaagagaaaatcatattttctttcttttttgtttttttttctgacCTTGCCTATGATTAAAGACATCCCAGTTGCTGAGGCTCTTTCCATCCTCAAGATAAGCTCCCTCAACCTGAGACAATAATGACAACGAAGAAAATGTTTTAACCAACCTTGAAAAGAAAGATCGAAGGGAAGCGCAATTCAATACATACTTGATATGAAG is a window of Diospyros lotus cultivar Yz01 chromosome 10, ASM1463336v1, whole genome shotgun sequence DNA encoding:
- the LOC127812170 gene encoding beta-glucosidase 18-like isoform X1 gives rise to the protein MVTSSHSHLWFLLLLCCSPAHYSFAQSSLESKDDVRRSDFPDSFFFGTATSSYQVEGAYLEDGKSLSNWDVFNHRQDTNGENGDIADDHYHRYLEDIEMMDSLGVNAYRFSISWARILPKGRFGRVNPTGVLFYNKIIDNLLLKGIQPFVTICHHDFPQELEDRFGSWLSPQMQEDFVHFAETCFKSFGDRVKYWITINEPNLFADMAYIRGRYPPAHCSQPFGNCSVGNSDVEPLIVLHNMLLAHAKATRLYRDHFQAEQGGVIGIVVNSFMFEPLTDSELDREAANRTLAFNVAWALDPLVFGDYPPEMRHYLGNDLPSFSPEERKIIKGSTDFFGLNHYSTLYAKDCRYSKCIPGWDRPIRGFAYTTEERDGVPIGDRTGMVKFFVVPAGMEKIINYLKERYHNEKPLYVLENGYSPPREQNVQVQDLLNDVKRIEYHTAYLSHLAKAIRNGADVRGYFVWSLMDNYEWAEGYGPMFGLHYVDRQTLERTPKLSALWFKSFLNNNGSSFRKKNVIASASGLKADQQVQL
- the LOC127812170 gene encoding beta-glucosidase 18-like isoform X2, producing the protein MMDSLGVNAYRFSISWARILPKGRFGRVNPTGVLFYNKIIDNLLLKGIQPFVTICHHDFPQELEDRFGSWLSPQMQEDFVHFAETCFKSFGDRVKYWITINEPNLFADMAYIRGRYPPAHCSQPFGNCSVGNSDVEPLIVLHNMLLAHAKATRLYRDHFQAEQGGVIGIVVNSFMFEPLTDSELDREAANRTLAFNVAWALDPLVFGDYPPEMRHYLGNDLPSFSPEERKIIKGSTDFFGLNHYSTLYAKDCRYSKCIPGWDRPIRGFAYTTEERDGVPIGDRTGMVKFFVVPAGMEKIINYLKERYHNEKPLYVLENGYSPPREQNVQVQDLLNDVKRIEYHTAYLSHLAKAIRNGADVRGYFVWSLMDNYEWAEGYGPMFGLHYVDRQTLERTPKLSALWFKSFLNNNGSSFRKKNVIASASGLKADQQVQL